Proteins encoded together in one Synechococcus sp. A15-62 window:
- a CDS encoding threonine-phosphate decarboxylase produces the protein MGVDLRHGGNLQAAAARLNCRLSQLLDASASLVPWSPRWQPIGLSAWRDYPDRSQALLRKRIGVLHGVEPSFVLPGNGAAELFTWAARDAAEQGTSVLPAPGFADYGRALRCWQATSHQQQLPLVWDGAFPQPLPEPGTGSVLWICNPHNPTGHLWSRASLEPLLERYALVICDEAFLPLVPNGEQQSLLPLVEEHSNLVVIRSLTKLYGIAGLRLGYAVAQPQRLQRWVKWRDPWPVNGIALAVGERLLASPRRYHRWCKRVQRWVATEGAWMQQQLAALPGITPMPSAVNYLLIRSNRSLVPLREAMEQRHRILLRDCRSFEGLGETWLRIGLQSRRNNRRIVRALRMELQRSPLA, from the coding sequence ATGGGCGTCGACCTGCGCCATGGCGGCAATCTCCAAGCAGCCGCCGCAAGGTTGAACTGCCGGCTGTCTCAGCTGCTCGATGCCAGTGCCTCTCTGGTGCCTTGGTCTCCCCGTTGGCAGCCAATTGGCCTAAGTGCCTGGCGCGACTACCCCGACCGCAGTCAGGCGCTGCTCCGTAAGCGCATCGGTGTGCTGCATGGTGTTGAACCTTCCTTCGTGTTGCCGGGCAACGGCGCTGCTGAACTGTTCACCTGGGCGGCCCGTGATGCCGCCGAGCAAGGCACGAGTGTGCTGCCAGCGCCGGGTTTTGCTGATTACGGACGCGCCCTGCGCTGCTGGCAAGCCACCTCTCATCAGCAACAACTGCCTTTGGTTTGGGATGGGGCGTTTCCGCAACCGTTGCCCGAACCGGGAACGGGATCAGTGCTGTGGATCTGCAATCCCCACAACCCCACCGGTCATCTTTGGAGTCGTGCCTCCTTGGAGCCGTTGCTTGAGCGGTATGCGCTGGTGATCTGTGATGAAGCGTTTCTGCCCTTGGTGCCCAATGGCGAGCAGCAGTCGTTGCTTCCTTTGGTTGAAGAGCATTCGAACCTGGTGGTGATTCGTAGCCTCACCAAGCTCTATGGCATCGCCGGGTTGCGATTGGGCTATGCCGTTGCGCAGCCCCAGCGGTTGCAGCGTTGGGTGAAGTGGCGGGATCCTTGGCCCGTGAACGGCATCGCTCTGGCTGTTGGCGAACGGTTGTTGGCATCGCCGCGGCGTTACCACCGTTGGTGCAAGCGAGTGCAGCGTTGGGTGGCCACAGAAGGAGCCTGGATGCAGCAACAGCTGGCGGCTCTGCCGGGCATCACCCCCATGCCGTCGGCGGTGAATTACCTGCTGATTCGATCCAACCGCTCTCTGGTGCCGCTGCGGGAAGCAATGGAGCAACGGCATCGCATTCTTCTGCGTGATTGCCGCTCCTTTGAGGGCTTGGGTGAGACCTGGCTGCGGATCGGGTTGCAGTCGCGCCGCAACAACCGCCGCATCGTCAGGGCGTTGCGTATGGAGTTGCAGCGCAGTCCTTTGGCTTGA
- a CDS encoding bifunctional (p)ppGpp synthetase/guanosine-3',5'-bis(diphosphate) 3'-pyrophosphohydrolase, with the protein MLNAASTPKEPRTSTGSATVGCALPEVRRHPIRHPDDYGIALPEWLKECIANVPPGIGQSCPTDAEALLVSAFDFGFQLHEGQFRASGDPYIVHPVAVADLLRDIGASAPVIAAGFLHDVVEDTDVTPDQIELHFGSEVRELVEGVTKLGGIHFNDRTEAQAENLRRMFLAMASDIRVVLVKLADRLHNMRTLGALKEEKRQRIARETREIYAPLANRLGIGRFKWELEDLAFKLLEPEAFREIQEEVATKRSEREQRLGVTVGLLNERLERAGLDHCEVSGRPKHLFGIWSKMQRQQKEFYEIYDVAALRILTPNVESCYRALAVVHDTFRPIPGRFKDYIGLPKPNGYQSLHTAVIGRHRPIEVQIRTLEMHHVAEFGIAAHWKYKEGGSPASSSSDAERFNWLRQLVDWQQEGGNDDHNDYLSSIKEDLFDEEVFVFTPKGDVLGLRKGATAVDFAYRIHSEVGNHCHGVRINDRLCPLATPLENGDFVQVLTSKTAHPSLDWLNFVATPTARNRIRQWYKRSHRDETIERGKDLLERELGRDGFDALLNSEAMQRVAQRCNVPTTEDLLASLGFGDVTLQQALNRLREEMRLLAEQQQAPPSNEEVAAALVPSRDVATDRSGGEGAILGLEGLDYRLGGCCSPLPGELIVGTVALGNHGITIHRQDCSNVETIPRERRLPVRWNTAHAEQEKQRFPVQLRIEVIDRVGILKDILLRLSDGAINVSDARVTTAAGKPARIDLRVELEGSDQLSRTMDQIRSMADVIGIARVGTS; encoded by the coding sequence ATGCTCAACGCTGCCTCCACACCCAAAGAGCCCCGAACCAGCACGGGTTCGGCCACGGTGGGCTGCGCGTTGCCCGAAGTCAGGCGCCATCCGATCCGTCATCCGGACGACTACGGCATCGCTCTGCCTGAGTGGTTGAAGGAGTGCATCGCCAATGTGCCGCCCGGCATTGGCCAGAGCTGCCCCACCGATGCCGAGGCGTTGCTGGTGTCGGCCTTTGATTTTGGCTTCCAGCTCCACGAGGGCCAGTTCAGGGCCAGTGGAGACCCTTACATCGTCCATCCGGTGGCGGTGGCTGATCTGTTGCGGGATATCGGCGCCAGCGCTCCTGTGATCGCCGCGGGCTTCCTCCACGACGTGGTTGAAGACACCGACGTCACCCCCGATCAGATCGAACTGCACTTCGGCTCCGAGGTGCGTGAGCTGGTGGAGGGGGTCACCAAGCTCGGCGGTATCCACTTCAACGACCGCACGGAAGCTCAGGCAGAGAACCTGCGCCGGATGTTCCTGGCGATGGCCAGCGACATCCGTGTGGTGTTGGTGAAGCTGGCCGACCGGTTGCACAACATGCGCACCCTGGGTGCGTTGAAGGAGGAGAAACGCCAGCGGATCGCCCGCGAAACCCGCGAGATCTATGCCCCCCTGGCCAACCGCCTCGGCATCGGGCGCTTCAAGTGGGAGCTGGAGGATCTGGCCTTCAAATTGCTGGAACCCGAGGCGTTCCGGGAGATTCAGGAGGAGGTGGCCACCAAGCGCAGTGAGCGGGAGCAGCGGCTCGGCGTCACGGTGGGGCTGCTGAATGAGCGGCTGGAACGGGCCGGCCTAGACCACTGCGAGGTGAGTGGTCGTCCCAAACATCTTTTTGGCATCTGGAGCAAGATGCAGCGCCAGCAGAAGGAGTTCTACGAGATCTACGACGTGGCGGCGTTGCGGATCCTCACCCCCAATGTCGAGAGCTGCTACCGCGCCCTCGCGGTGGTTCACGACACCTTCCGCCCGATCCCCGGCCGCTTCAAGGACTACATCGGCTTGCCGAAGCCCAACGGCTACCAATCACTGCACACGGCGGTGATCGGTCGCCATCGCCCGATCGAAGTGCAGATCCGCACGCTTGAGATGCACCATGTGGCCGAATTCGGGATTGCGGCCCACTGGAAATACAAGGAAGGCGGCTCACCGGCCAGCAGCAGCAGTGATGCGGAGCGGTTCAACTGGCTGCGGCAGCTGGTGGATTGGCAGCAGGAAGGCGGCAACGACGATCACAACGACTACCTCTCTTCGATCAAGGAAGATCTCTTCGACGAAGAGGTGTTTGTATTCACCCCGAAGGGTGATGTGCTCGGTTTGCGCAAGGGCGCAACCGCCGTTGATTTCGCCTATCGCATCCACTCCGAGGTGGGCAATCACTGCCATGGAGTTCGCATCAACGATCGGCTGTGTCCGCTGGCAACGCCGCTGGAGAACGGTGACTTCGTTCAGGTGCTCACCAGCAAAACGGCCCATCCCAGCCTCGATTGGCTCAACTTCGTCGCCACGCCGACGGCCCGCAATCGCATCCGCCAGTGGTACAAGCGCAGCCACCGCGACGAAACGATTGAACGGGGCAAGGATCTGCTGGAGCGGGAGCTGGGGCGTGATGGCTTCGATGCCCTGCTGAACAGTGAGGCGATGCAGCGGGTGGCCCAGCGCTGCAATGTGCCCACCACCGAAGACCTGCTGGCTTCACTGGGGTTCGGAGATGTCACGCTGCAGCAGGCGCTCAACCGTTTGCGCGAGGAGATGCGTCTGCTGGCGGAGCAGCAGCAGGCTCCACCCAGCAACGAAGAGGTGGCCGCGGCGTTGGTGCCATCGCGGGATGTGGCGACGGACCGTTCCGGAGGCGAAGGGGCGATCCTGGGGCTGGAGGGCTTGGACTACCGCCTTGGTGGCTGCTGCAGTCCGTTGCCGGGCGAGTTGATCGTGGGCACGGTGGCCCTCGGCAACCATGGCATCACCATTCACCGACAGGACTGCTCCAACGTGGAGACGATTCCGCGGGAACGGCGGCTTCCCGTGCGCTGGAACACCGCCCACGCCGAACAAGAGAAACAGCGTTTCCCGGTGCAGCTGCGAATTGAGGTGATCGATCGCGTCGGCATCCTCAAAGACATCCTGCTGCGTCTCTCCGATGGTGCCATCAACGTCAGTGACGCTCGGGTCACCACCGCCGCTGGCAAGCCGGCCCGCATTGATCTACGGGTTGAGCTGGAGGGTTCCGATCAGCTCAGCCGCACCATGGACCAGATCCGCTCGATGGCGGATGTGATCGGGATTGCCCGGGTGGGCACGAGCTAA
- a CDS encoding ABC transporter ATP-binding protein has translation MVFSAGPPVAPTALFMGRPVLELEQLRLRYPGSESWTLDGLNLSLEPGETLTLVGSSGCGKSTVARAVMQLLPQGTVCEGRLALTGQDPRQLRRPQLRQLRGNAVGLVFQDPMTRMNPLMSVGGHLIDTLRAHRPQTSAAAHRERARELLERVGIGANRFRAYPHELSGGMRQRLAIALAIALEPPLLIADEPTTSLDVAVAGQVMAELSGLCQELGSALLLISHDLAMAARWCDRMAMLDGGRKVEDGPSHQLLTRPQSPVGQRLVASAQAREGGCSPERPNNSNVLRVEEMRCWHAVGGAPWAPLWLKAVDGVSFELRAGESLGVVGASGCGKSTLCRALMGLNSIRGGRVDLLGQDLLSLRGEALRTARRALQMVFQDPLACLNPALQVADAIADPLLIHGLCSKAAAREEARRLLERVGLSPAEQFQDRLPKQLSGGQQQRVAIARALALKPKVLICDESVSMLDAEVQADVLALLRELQQELGLAIVFITHDLSVASGFCHRVMVLDKGKVVEEGPGDRIFSAPQAPISRTLVEACPRLPR, from the coding sequence ATGGTATTCAGTGCAGGACCCCCTGTCGCTCCAACAGCACTGTTCATGGGCCGGCCTGTTCTGGAACTCGAACAGCTGCGGTTGCGCTACCCCGGCAGCGAGTCGTGGACGCTGGATGGACTCAATCTGAGCCTTGAACCTGGGGAGACCCTCACCTTGGTGGGATCTTCAGGCTGTGGCAAAAGCACCGTGGCGCGGGCTGTGATGCAGCTGCTACCGCAGGGAACGGTCTGTGAAGGACGGCTGGCCTTGACCGGCCAGGATCCACGCCAACTCAGGCGACCGCAGTTGCGGCAGTTGCGGGGCAATGCCGTGGGTCTGGTGTTTCAGGACCCGATGACGCGGATGAATCCGCTGATGAGTGTGGGCGGCCATCTGATCGACACCCTCAGGGCCCACCGACCTCAAACCAGTGCCGCGGCCCACCGGGAACGGGCCCGGGAGCTGCTGGAGCGAGTGGGCATTGGGGCCAACCGCTTTCGCGCCTACCCCCATGAGCTCAGCGGTGGCATGCGACAGCGCCTGGCCATTGCCCTAGCGATTGCCCTGGAACCACCGCTGCTGATCGCCGATGAACCCACCACCAGCCTGGATGTGGCGGTGGCAGGGCAGGTGATGGCCGAGCTCAGCGGCCTCTGCCAGGAACTGGGCAGTGCCCTGCTGCTGATCAGCCACGACCTGGCCATGGCCGCTCGCTGGTGCGACCGCATGGCCATGCTCGATGGCGGACGCAAAGTGGAGGACGGCCCCAGCCACCAGCTGCTCACCCGGCCGCAGTCGCCGGTGGGGCAACGGCTGGTGGCCTCCGCCCAGGCCCGGGAAGGGGGGTGTTCACCGGAACGTCCCAATAACAGCAACGTGCTGCGGGTGGAGGAGATGCGCTGCTGGCATGCCGTGGGTGGCGCGCCTTGGGCACCCCTCTGGCTGAAGGCGGTGGATGGGGTGAGTTTCGAACTAAGGGCCGGGGAAAGCCTGGGGGTGGTGGGGGCCTCCGGCTGCGGCAAAAGCACCCTCTGCCGGGCCCTGATGGGGCTCAATTCCATCCGCGGCGGACGGGTCGACCTGCTCGGGCAGGACCTGCTGAGCCTGCGCGGAGAAGCACTTCGAACGGCCCGCCGAGCTCTCCAGATGGTGTTTCAGGACCCCCTGGCCTGCCTGAATCCGGCCCTGCAGGTGGCGGATGCCATCGCCGATCCGTTGCTGATCCATGGCCTCTGCTCCAAGGCCGCAGCCCGGGAGGAAGCCCGGCGGCTGCTGGAGCGGGTCGGCCTCAGCCCGGCCGAGCAGTTTCAAGATCGCCTCCCGAAGCAGCTTTCCGGCGGCCAGCAGCAGCGGGTGGCCATCGCCCGTGCCCTGGCCTTGAAACCCAAGGTGCTGATCTGCGATGAGAGCGTCAGCATGCTCGATGCAGAAGTGCAGGCGGATGTGCTGGCACTGCTGCGGGAGCTGCAGCAGGAGTTGGGGCTCGCAATCGTGTTCATCACCCACGACCTCTCGGTGGCCAGTGGTTTCTGTCACCGGGTGATGGTGCTGGACAAAGGGAAAGTGGTTGAAGAGGGCCCCGGAGACCGGATTTTCAGCGCGCCTCAGGCTCCGATCAGCCGAACCCTCGTGGAGGCCTGTCCGAGGTTGCCCCGTTAA
- a CDS encoding pentapeptide repeat-containing protein produces MDLVHADLRDSDLQRAKLQRANLGQARLDGAAINSPTASRCSGTPSRHTPSGQATTRCCQRPA; encoded by the coding sequence GTGGATCTGGTCCACGCGGACCTGCGGGATTCCGACTTACAGCGAGCCAAATTGCAACGGGCCAACCTCGGACAAGCGCGCCTTGATGGAGCAGCGATCAACTCACCAACGGCTTCCCGTTGCAGCGGCACACCATCACGGCACACGCCATCGGGCCAGGCCACAACGCGTTGCTGCCAACGGCCAGCCTGA
- a CDS encoding NAD(P)-dependent oxidoreductase: MTRCDLSLGFVGLGALGLPMAINLHRAGFPLRVHTRSRSAETSPELEGAIRCSSPADTSTGVDVLLLCVSDDAAVEEVLFGPNGAASQLSAGSVVLDCSTIAPATAERYGERLADQNVHYLDAPVTGGTEGAKRGSLTVLVGGASEPLERVRAILEVIGGSIHHFGGVGRGQQVKAVNQVLVAGSYAAVAEAVALGQQLDLPMPQVIDALKTGAAGSWALEHRSTAMLNGSYPLGFRLSLHRKDLGIALDAAKAVQLDLPVTTLVEQLELDLINHGHGDEDVSALHRWNQTRQES; the protein is encoded by the coding sequence ATGACCAGATGTGACCTGAGCCTGGGCTTCGTGGGGTTGGGGGCTCTCGGCTTGCCCATGGCGATCAACCTGCACCGCGCAGGGTTTCCACTACGCGTGCACACCCGCAGCCGCAGCGCTGAAACCAGCCCGGAGCTCGAGGGTGCGATTCGGTGTTCCAGCCCAGCCGACACCAGCACTGGCGTGGATGTGCTGCTGCTCTGCGTCAGCGACGATGCAGCCGTTGAAGAGGTGTTGTTCGGCCCCAACGGTGCCGCATCACAACTGAGCGCCGGCAGTGTGGTGCTGGATTGCTCCACCATTGCTCCCGCCACAGCCGAACGCTATGGGGAACGCCTGGCCGACCAGAACGTCCATTACCTGGATGCCCCGGTCACCGGCGGAACGGAAGGCGCCAAACGCGGCAGCCTCACGGTGCTGGTGGGCGGAGCCAGCGAGCCACTGGAACGTGTTCGGGCCATCCTTGAGGTGATTGGCGGATCGATCCACCACTTCGGAGGCGTGGGACGAGGCCAGCAGGTGAAGGCAGTGAATCAGGTGCTGGTGGCCGGCAGTTATGCCGCCGTGGCTGAGGCGGTGGCCCTGGGCCAGCAGCTCGATCTGCCGATGCCACAGGTGATCGATGCCCTCAAAACCGGCGCCGCCGGGTCCTGGGCCCTCGAACATCGCAGCACCGCGATGCTGAACGGCAGCTACCCCCTTGGCTTCCGGCTCAGCCTGCATCGCAAGGATCTCGGCATTGCCCTTGATGCAGCCAAGGCCGTCCAACTGGATCTGCCCGTCACCACGCTGGTGGAACAGCTGGAACTCGATCTGATCAACCATGGCCATGGTGACGAGGACGTGTCCGCCCTGCACCGCTGGAACCAAACGAGGCAGGAGAGCTAG
- the pgk gene encoding phosphoglycerate kinase: MAKRSLASLNAGDLSGKRVLVRVDFNVPLNDAGAITDDTRIRAALPTINDLIGKGAKVILSAHFGRPKGQVNDAMRLTPVAARLSELLGKPVAKTDSCIGPDAEAKVGAMANGDVVLLENVRFFAEEEKNEAGFAEKLAGLAEVYVNDAFGAAHRAHASTEGVTKFLKPSVAGFLMEKELQYLQGAVDEPKRPLAAIVGGSKVSSKIGVLDTLIDKCDKVLIGGGMIFTFYKARGLSVGKSLVEEDKLELAKELEAKAKAKGVQLLLPTDVVLADNFAPDANSQTADINAIPDGWMGLDIGPDSIKVFQDALADCQTVIWNGPMGVFEFDKFAAGTNAIATTLADLSGKGCCTIIGGGDSVAAVEKAGLAEKMSHISTGGGASLELLEGKVLPGVAALDAA, encoded by the coding sequence ATGGCGAAGCGTTCCCTGGCCAGCCTCAACGCCGGCGACCTGAGCGGCAAACGCGTTCTCGTGCGGGTTGACTTCAACGTGCCCCTGAACGACGCCGGTGCCATCACCGACGACACCCGCATCCGCGCTGCCCTGCCCACGATCAACGACCTGATCGGCAAGGGCGCCAAGGTGATCCTTTCGGCTCACTTCGGCCGTCCAAAGGGCCAGGTGAATGACGCCATGCGTCTCACCCCCGTGGCGGCTCGCCTGAGCGAACTGCTGGGCAAGCCTGTCGCCAAGACCGACAGCTGCATCGGCCCCGACGCGGAAGCAAAGGTGGGCGCCATGGCCAACGGCGATGTAGTGCTGCTGGAGAACGTGCGTTTCTTCGCTGAAGAGGAGAAGAACGAAGCCGGTTTTGCTGAGAAACTCGCAGGCCTGGCTGAGGTGTACGTGAACGACGCCTTCGGCGCCGCCCACCGTGCCCATGCCTCCACTGAGGGCGTGACCAAGTTCCTCAAGCCCTCCGTCGCCGGCTTCCTGATGGAGAAGGAACTTCAGTACCTGCAGGGTGCCGTGGATGAGCCCAAGCGCCCCCTGGCTGCCATCGTCGGCGGCTCCAAGGTGAGCTCCAAAATCGGCGTGCTCGACACCCTGATCGACAAGTGCGACAAGGTGCTGATCGGCGGCGGCATGATCTTCACCTTCTACAAGGCCCGCGGCCTCTCGGTGGGCAAGAGCCTGGTGGAAGAGGACAAGCTGGAACTGGCCAAGGAGCTGGAAGCCAAGGCCAAGGCCAAGGGCGTGCAACTGCTGCTGCCCACCGACGTGGTGCTGGCCGACAACTTCGCCCCCGATGCCAACAGCCAGACCGCTGACATCAACGCCATCCCCGATGGCTGGATGGGCCTCGATATCGGCCCCGACTCGATCAAGGTGTTCCAGGACGCCCTGGCCGACTGTCAGACCGTGATCTGGAACGGCCCCATGGGCGTGTTCGAGTTCGACAAGTTCGCCGCTGGCACCAACGCCATCGCCACCACCCTGGCCGACCTGAGCGGCAAAGGCTGTTGCACGATCATCGGCGGCGGCGACTCCGTGGCAGCAGTCGAGAAGGCTGGCCTGGCCGAGAAGATGTCCCACATCTCCACCGGCGGTGGCGCCAGCCTCGAACTGCTGGAAGGCAAGGTTCTGCCTGGTGTGGCTGCCCTAGACGCAGCCTGA
- a CDS encoding RluA family pseudouridine synthase — protein sequence MSPQWKRPPLPEETFTDRFGEGEGELLTLAYPKPLPMRLDRWLVSQRTEQSRARIQKFIDAGYVRVNGKTGKAKTPLRQGDEVQLWMPPPEPLPYLKPEPMDLDVLFEDDHLIVLNKPAGLTVHPAPGNKDGTLVNGLLHHCPDLPGISGKLRPGIVHRLDKDTTGCIVIAKSQEALVRLQVQIQKRIASREYFAVVHGVPGGDSGTIVGAIGRHPADRKKYAVVSSENGRYACTHWTLVERLGDYSLLRFKLDTGRTHQIRVHCAHMNHPVVGDPTYSRCRKLPIELPGQALHAVQLGLDHPITRERMLFEAPLPPVMEKLLGVLRRRAASG from the coding sequence ATGAGCCCGCAGTGGAAACGTCCTCCCCTGCCGGAGGAGACCTTCACGGATCGCTTTGGCGAAGGGGAGGGAGAGTTGCTGACGTTGGCCTACCCCAAGCCGTTGCCGATGCGGCTGGACCGTTGGCTGGTGAGCCAGCGCACCGAGCAGAGCCGCGCCCGGATTCAGAAGTTCATCGACGCGGGCTATGTGCGCGTCAACGGCAAGACTGGCAAGGCCAAAACACCCCTGCGCCAGGGCGATGAGGTGCAGCTGTGGATGCCGCCACCGGAACCGCTGCCCTACCTCAAGCCGGAGCCGATGGATCTGGATGTGTTGTTTGAGGACGACCATCTGATCGTGCTCAACAAGCCTGCCGGACTGACGGTGCATCCGGCGCCGGGCAACAAGGACGGCACTTTGGTGAACGGCCTGCTGCATCACTGCCCGGACCTTCCCGGCATCAGCGGCAAGCTGCGGCCGGGGATCGTGCACCGCCTCGATAAGGACACCACCGGCTGCATCGTGATTGCCAAGAGCCAGGAGGCCCTGGTGCGGCTGCAGGTTCAGATCCAGAAACGGATCGCGTCCCGCGAATACTTCGCCGTCGTCCATGGCGTGCCCGGCGGTGATTCCGGCACGATCGTCGGCGCCATTGGCCGTCATCCGGCGGATCGCAAGAAGTACGCCGTGGTGAGCAGCGAAAACGGTCGGTATGCCTGCACCCACTGGACCCTGGTGGAGCGTCTTGGCGACTACTCCCTGTTGCGCTTCAAGCTCGACACCGGACGGACCCATCAGATCCGGGTTCACTGCGCCCACATGAACCACCCCGTGGTGGGGGACCCCACCTACAGCCGCTGCCGCAAATTGCCGATCGAGCTGCCTGGACAGGCCCTGCATGCCGTGCAGCTGGGGCTGGACCATCCGATCACCCGAGAGCGGATGCTGTTCGAAGCACCTCTCCCTCCGGTAATGGAGAAGTTGCTGGGGGTGTTGAGGCGTCGCGCTGCGTCGGGCTGA
- the murG gene encoding undecaprenyldiphospho-muramoylpentapeptide beta-N-acetylglucosaminyltransferase, which produces MTRLLIAASGTGGHLFPALAVAEAVEERWLVRWVGVPDRLETQLVPERFGLVCVNAGGLQGRGLKKLLQLLRLLLASVSVRRMIRRDAIDAVFTTGGYIAAPAILAARWCGIPVVLHESNAIPGRVTRLLGRFCSAVAIGLPAAAKRIPGSQPVLTGTPVRSSFLDPQPLPSWVPHGAGPLLVVMGGSQGAVGLNRMVRAAEPALLEQGCRVVHLTGDNDPDIEQLQHPQLVERRFSDEIPGLLQHADLAISRAGAGSLSELAVCGTPAVLVPFPQAADKHQEANAACAASLGAAVIVHQHEPDQPTLLNTVQRLLSVRLGQSDSAADPLAQMREGMQALAERDAERQLAALLQTLVE; this is translated from the coding sequence ATGACCCGGCTTCTGATCGCCGCCAGCGGCACAGGCGGCCATCTCTTCCCCGCTCTGGCCGTTGCTGAAGCCGTTGAAGAGCGGTGGCTTGTGCGCTGGGTTGGCGTGCCCGATCGCCTCGAAACACAACTGGTGCCTGAACGCTTTGGTTTGGTGTGTGTGAACGCCGGTGGGCTACAGGGCCGCGGGCTCAAAAAGTTGCTGCAACTGCTGCGGCTGCTGCTCGCCAGCGTCAGCGTGCGGCGAATGATTCGCCGGGACGCGATCGACGCGGTATTCACCACGGGCGGTTACATCGCCGCACCAGCGATTCTGGCGGCGCGCTGGTGCGGCATTCCCGTGGTGCTGCATGAATCCAATGCCATCCCGGGGCGGGTCACCCGATTGCTGGGTCGCTTCTGCAGCGCCGTGGCCATCGGCCTCCCCGCGGCCGCCAAGCGCATTCCAGGCAGCCAGCCAGTGCTGACGGGAACGCCGGTGCGTTCAAGCTTTCTGGACCCGCAACCCCTGCCGAGCTGGGTCCCCCATGGCGCCGGGCCGCTCTTGGTGGTGATGGGCGGCAGTCAGGGCGCTGTTGGCCTCAACCGGATGGTGCGTGCAGCGGAGCCAGCCCTGTTGGAGCAGGGCTGCCGCGTGGTGCACCTCACCGGCGACAACGACCCCGACATCGAGCAGCTGCAGCACCCACAACTGGTGGAACGCCGCTTCAGCGATGAAATCCCAGGGTTGCTGCAACATGCCGACCTGGCCATCAGCCGCGCCGGGGCCGGCAGCCTCAGCGAACTGGCGGTTTGCGGTACCCCAGCCGTGCTGGTGCCATTCCCGCAGGCAGCAGACAAGCACCAGGAGGCCAATGCCGCCTGCGCCGCATCCCTTGGTGCAGCGGTGATCGTGCATCAACACGAGCCGGATCAGCCCACATTGCTGAACACCGTTCAACGGCTCCTGAGCGTGAGGTTGGGACAATCCGATTCAGCAGCGGATCCTCTCGCCCAGATGCGTGAAGGCATGCAGGCCCTGGCAGAACGGGATGCCGAACGGCAACTGGCTGCCTTGCTTCAGACGCTGGTGGAGTGA
- the ylqF gene encoding ribosome biogenesis GTPase YlqF, protein MSTPTIQWYPGHIAKAEQQLKRHLDKVDLVIEVRDARIPLATGHPHLNRWLKGKQHLLVINRRDMVTAAAKEAWEAWFKAQGQRTVWCDAKAGTGVKQVQQAAIRAGDQLNERRRNRGMRPRPVRALTLGFPNVGKSALINRLVRQKVVASARRAGVTRTLRWVRLGQDLDLLDAPGVLPPRLDDQQAALRLALCDDIGQAAYDGELVAQAFLQLLLDVESQAAAGVTIPLLQERYGIPLSGETADPAFWLDAAAARHTSGETARMAQRLLDDFRKSALGSIALELPA, encoded by the coding sequence GTGAGCACCCCAACGATCCAGTGGTACCCCGGCCACATCGCCAAGGCGGAGCAGCAGCTCAAACGCCATCTCGACAAGGTTGATCTGGTGATCGAGGTGCGTGATGCCCGCATCCCTCTTGCCACGGGGCATCCCCATCTCAATCGCTGGTTGAAGGGCAAACAGCATCTGTTGGTGATCAACCGGCGCGACATGGTCACCGCTGCCGCCAAGGAGGCCTGGGAGGCCTGGTTCAAGGCCCAGGGGCAGCGGACGGTTTGGTGTGATGCCAAGGCTGGAACGGGTGTGAAGCAGGTGCAGCAGGCCGCGATCCGTGCTGGCGACCAGCTCAACGAACGCCGCCGCAACCGGGGCATGCGGCCCAGGCCGGTGCGGGCGCTCACCCTGGGTTTTCCCAACGTCGGCAAGTCGGCGTTGATCAATCGTCTGGTGCGGCAGAAGGTAGTGGCCAGTGCCCGGCGAGCCGGGGTGACGCGAACCCTGCGTTGGGTTCGTCTGGGACAAGACCTGGATCTGCTCGATGCCCCTGGCGTGCTGCCCCCTCGGCTCGATGACCAGCAGGCGGCCCTGCGGCTGGCCCTTTGCGACGACATCGGCCAGGCCGCCTACGACGGTGAGCTGGTGGCCCAGGCCTTCCTGCAGTTGCTGCTGGATGTGGAATCCCAGGCCGCAGCTGGTGTGACGATTCCGCTGCTGCAGGAGCGTTACGGCATTCCCCTGAGCGGTGAAACGGCGGACCCCGCCTTTTGGCTGGATGCCGCAGCAGCCCGCCACACCTCCGGTGAGACAGCGCGCATGGCCCAGCGGCTGCTGGATGATTTCCGCAAATCCGCCCTCGGCAGCATCGCCCTGGAGCTGCCGGCATGA